In the Candidatus Electrothrix rattekaaiensis genome, one interval contains:
- a CDS encoding asparagine synthase-related protein — translation MGAIFGFSGQSDENGKNSRAMAAALSHRGVSSAHIHTSSRATAAWLPSRTGHGGIIEDNGLIIALAGRLFGDKNKTTMTELLQSYRCQGRAFVKDLRGTYVLAVLDGEHIHLARDGAGARTVYYALHNGRFIFAVEPKGILAWPDFPRRLRPAAVAQYLSFSFVPGSETMLENLWELLPGHTVTFAHGRAESPRCFFAFEEQEKEEKDEREWIREFHTLHQRAVADRLPKSGTAGLFLSGGLDSSVVGSEVMRQIDRPLPSWSVHFGEQYPNELEFSQAVAERIGSDHREILIQPKDFLPQLSDIIYHLDEPIGDPVTMPNYMLSAIAAKEVDYVFNGEGGDPVFGGPKNIPMLIQHWYGGIERGPLFREQAYLASYCRAYDDLEDLLTPEWRNQYSSHDALEGLLTPFFQARQPENFLDKLCAINIRLKGAHLILPKVERMTGAHSLTPLSPLFDERLIELSFRMPSTLKLRQGVEKVIMKLAYKDMLPETIITRPKSGMRVPVHFWFRKDLRRYARKILSRREVKRAGIFNPDRVEELLNYDTEHGQPRHGLKLWMLITFELWRRMVGNEEW, via the coding sequence ATGGGCGCAATTTTCGGGTTTTCCGGCCAGAGCGACGAAAACGGCAAAAATAGTCGGGCAATGGCGGCTGCACTTAGTCATCGGGGTGTATCTTCAGCCCATATCCATACTTCTTCGCGTGCGACTGCGGCGTGGCTTCCTTCCCGAACCGGTCATGGTGGGATCATTGAAGATAACGGGCTGATCATTGCCCTTGCCGGGCGACTCTTTGGCGATAAAAACAAAACCACGATGACGGAATTGCTCCAGAGCTACCGTTGTCAAGGAAGAGCGTTTGTCAAAGATCTCCGAGGAACCTATGTGCTCGCCGTACTGGATGGAGAGCACATTCATCTTGCACGGGATGGTGCCGGGGCCCGCACTGTCTATTATGCCTTGCATAACGGACGTTTTATTTTCGCCGTTGAACCAAAAGGCATACTGGCTTGGCCCGATTTTCCCCGCAGGCTCCGCCCGGCTGCCGTGGCCCAGTACCTCTCCTTCAGTTTTGTGCCCGGATCGGAAACCATGCTGGAGAACTTGTGGGAACTGCTTCCAGGTCACACTGTCACCTTCGCCCATGGCCGGGCGGAATCTCCCCGCTGTTTTTTCGCCTTTGAGGAACAGGAAAAAGAAGAAAAGGATGAGCGGGAGTGGATCAGGGAATTTCATACCCTCCATCAACGGGCGGTGGCAGATCGTCTTCCGAAATCCGGCACAGCGGGGCTGTTTCTCTCTGGCGGGCTTGACTCCAGCGTGGTCGGAAGTGAGGTTATGCGGCAGATTGATCGACCTCTGCCCAGCTGGTCTGTCCACTTCGGCGAACAGTACCCCAACGAACTGGAATTTTCTCAGGCTGTTGCGGAACGCATTGGCAGCGATCATCGGGAAATCCTGATCCAGCCCAAGGACTTCCTGCCCCAGCTCAGCGACATCATTTATCATCTGGATGAGCCTATCGGTGATCCGGTGACCATGCCCAATTACATGCTGTCCGCCATTGCGGCCAAGGAAGTGGATTATGTGTTTAACGGGGAGGGCGGTGATCCAGTTTTTGGCGGTCCGAAAAATATTCCCATGTTGATTCAGCATTGGTACGGCGGTATTGAACGCGGGCCGCTGTTTCGCGAACAGGCCTATCTTGCCTCCTATTGCCGGGCCTATGATGATCTGGAGGATTTGCTTACCCCGGAATGGCGTAATCAGTACAGCTCACATGATGCGCTTGAAGGTCTGCTCACCCCCTTTTTTCAAGCCCGTCAGCCGGAAAATTTTCTCGACAAACTTTGTGCCATCAATATCCGGCTTAAAGGTGCGCACCTTATCCTGCCCAAGGTTGAACGGATGACCGGGGCCCACAGCCTGACGCCGCTTTCCCCCCTGTTTGATGAACGACTGATAGAGCTAAGTTTTCGTATGCCCTCGACTCTCAAACTTCGGCAGGGGGTTGAAAAGGTGATCATGAAGCTAGCGTATAAGGATATGTTGCCGGAGACAATCATCACTCGGCCCAAGAGCGGCATGCGGGTTCCGGTGCATTTTTGGTTCCGTAAGGATCTGCGCCGATATGCCCGCAAAATTCTGAGCAGGCGGGAGGTCAAACGGGCCGGTATTTTTAACCCGGATCGAGTTGAGGAACTGCTCAATTATGACACGGAACACGGCCAGCCACGGCACGGTCTCAAGCTGTGGATGCTGATCACTTTTGAGCTGTGGCGGAGGATGGTCGGGAACGAAGAATGGTAG
- a CDS encoding tetratricopeptide repeat protein, protein MQIKSISGVLLILFLLLISGDCSAGKGDLFLQGRKAVTQGRFQEAIPLLRQYLEVAPKGKHASRALFFIGKADIGLGEYDSAQAVFASLIRDWPATLEAQKAQYKLAMLDFWLGNVGNAQKRLAAMTSHPDSPLVPEAAAMLRYLEK, encoded by the coding sequence ATGCAGATAAAATCAATATCAGGAGTCCTGCTTATACTCTTTCTTCTCCTGATAAGCGGGGACTGTTCTGCCGGTAAGGGGGATCTTTTTCTTCAGGGACGAAAGGCGGTCACCCAAGGCCGTTTTCAAGAAGCCATTCCTTTGCTCCGCCAGTACCTTGAGGTTGCGCCAAAAGGAAAACACGCTAGCCGTGCCCTCTTTTTTATTGGCAAGGCCGATATCGGCTTAGGGGAATACGACAGTGCGCAAGCGGTTTTTGCATCGCTGATTCGAGATTGGCCCGCTACGCTGGAGGCTCAAAAAGCGCAATACAAGTTGGCTATGCTGGATTTTTGGCTCGGCAATGTCGGCAATGCCCAAAAAAGGCTGGCAGCGATGACTTCGCATCCTGATTCTCCACTGGTTCCAGAGGCTGCGGCTATGCTCCGTTATTTGGAAAAGTAA
- a CDS encoding CreA family protein codes for MNTRGIMRKGIMGKTGRAGGLLTALLVMTTAGQAETIGEVSTTFKLIGANDKIVIEAFDDPDISGATCYLSRAKTGGIKGTVGLAEDTSDASIACRQTGPVVLPEDVANGKDDGERVFRKSTSLLFKKMQVVRFYDPKRKTLVYLTYSDKFIDGSPKNSISTIVIRPWEQKNQ; via the coding sequence ATGAACACAAGAGGAATCATGCGCAAGGGAATCATGGGAAAAACCGGAAGGGCAGGGGGCCTGCTGACCGCCCTGCTCGTCATGACAACGGCAGGACAGGCCGAGACCATAGGCGAGGTAAGCACCACCTTTAAGCTGATCGGGGCCAATGATAAGATCGTGATTGAGGCATTTGATGATCCAGATATCAGCGGGGCTACCTGCTATCTGAGCAGGGCCAAAACCGGCGGCATCAAGGGAACTGTGGGGCTGGCCGAAGATACATCGGATGCCTCCATTGCCTGTCGCCAGACCGGGCCGGTTGTTCTGCCTGAAGATGTGGCCAACGGCAAGGACGACGGAGAACGGGTGTTTCGTAAATCCACCTCCCTGTTGTTTAAAAAAATGCAGGTGGTGCGTTTTTATGATCCCAAACGGAAGACTCTGGTCTATCTGACCTATTCGGATAAATTTATTGACGGGTCGCCCAAAAACTCGATTTCTACTATCGTGATCAGGCCTTGGGAGCAGAAGAATCAGTAA
- the leuA gene encoding 2-isopropylmalate synthase, whose translation MQADKLKKYRPYPTVPLKDRTWPDKTITQAPLWCSVDLRDGNQALSQPMNLEQKLEMFQLLVDIGFKEIEVGFPAASKVEFDFLRLLIEENLIPEDVTVQVLTQAREHLIRKSFAALEGVRKGIVHLYNSTSTLQRQVVFRMDKKEIIQLGVQGAQIIREEAARFDGDIRYEYSPESFTGTELDYALEICEEVMAVWEPTPERPVVVNLPATVEMATANIYADQIEWFSRHMKDRDCALISLHAHNDRGSAVAATELALMAGADRVEGTLFGNGERTGNVDIITLALNMFSQGVNPNLDFSNINRVVNVYKRCTNLPVHPRHPYVGDLVYTAFSGSHQDAISKGMDAVSEDASGIWAVPYLPIDPEDVGRTYESIICINSQSGKGGVSYIMDRQFGYKLPKAMQPGFGRVVQAESEKVGDELSNKAVYDVFEREYLREDGYYRLKEFNVVKRHIDQQEEKSSAAIEALIVIGDKEQNLKGTGNGPLDAMCAALNEQSDLHFTLNSYDEHSLTQGASSRAVTYIELMDKRENGSREGWWGAGVDTDIIVSSIKALLSAVNRMHAGR comes from the coding sequence ATGCAGGCTGATAAATTGAAGAAATATCGTCCTTACCCGACGGTGCCGTTGAAGGATCGCACCTGGCCCGATAAGACCATCACCCAAGCACCGCTCTGGTGCTCTGTTGATCTTCGTGATGGCAATCAGGCCCTGAGTCAGCCCATGAATCTGGAGCAGAAGCTGGAGATGTTTCAACTGCTTGTTGATATCGGCTTTAAGGAAATTGAGGTCGGCTTTCCAGCGGCCTCCAAGGTGGAATTTGATTTTCTCCGCCTGCTGATTGAAGAAAACCTGATCCCGGAAGATGTGACGGTGCAGGTGCTGACCCAGGCCCGTGAACATCTGATCCGCAAAAGTTTTGCAGCCTTAGAGGGCGTGCGCAAGGGGATTGTTCATCTCTATAACTCCACCTCTACCTTACAGCGGCAGGTGGTCTTCAGGATGGACAAAAAGGAAATTATCCAACTCGGGGTGCAGGGAGCGCAGATCATTCGTGAAGAGGCGGCCCGGTTTGACGGTGATATCCGCTATGAGTATTCACCGGAGAGCTTTACCGGCACAGAGCTTGATTATGCCTTGGAGATCTGCGAGGAGGTTATGGCCGTTTGGGAACCGACCCCGGAACGACCAGTGGTGGTCAATCTGCCAGCAACCGTGGAAATGGCTACAGCCAATATCTATGCCGACCAGATTGAGTGGTTCAGTCGTCATATGAAGGATCGCGACTGTGCTCTGATCAGTCTCCATGCCCATAATGACCGGGGCAGTGCGGTGGCAGCCACTGAGCTGGCCCTGATGGCCGGGGCTGATCGGGTGGAAGGCACCCTGTTTGGTAATGGCGAGCGCACTGGCAATGTGGATATTATTACCCTGGCCCTGAATATGTTCAGTCAGGGCGTTAATCCGAATTTGGATTTTTCCAATATCAACCGGGTGGTTAATGTGTATAAACGCTGTACCAACCTGCCTGTTCATCCCCGTCATCCCTATGTGGGCGATTTGGTCTACACGGCTTTTTCTGGTTCTCATCAGGATGCCATCAGCAAGGGCATGGATGCGGTGAGCGAGGATGCATCCGGCATCTGGGCTGTGCCCTATCTGCCCATTGACCCCGAAGATGTGGGCCGTACCTATGAATCCATCATCTGTATCAACAGCCAGTCCGGCAAGGGCGGAGTATCCTATATCATGGATCGGCAGTTCGGCTATAAACTGCCCAAGGCGATGCAGCCCGGTTTCGGACGGGTGGTGCAGGCAGAGTCGGAAAAGGTAGGGGATGAATTATCCAACAAGGCAGTGTACGATGTTTTTGAGCGGGAATATCTGCGGGAGGATGGTTATTATAGGCTCAAGGAGTTCAATGTGGTCAAGCGCCATATTGATCAGCAGGAGGAAAAATCCTCAGCTGCAATTGAAGCTCTTATTGTCATCGGCGATAAGGAACAGAACCTCAAGGGAACCGGTAACGGGCCGCTTGATGCGATGTGTGCGGCCCTGAACGAGCAGTCTGATCTTCATTTTACGCTGAATTCTTATGATGAACACTCCCTGACCCAAGGGGCCTCCTCCAGAGCGGTCACCTATATTGAGTTGATGGATAAACGGGAGAACGGCAGCCGGGAGGGCTGGTGGGGAGCGGGCGTGGATACGGATATTATCGTGTCCTCAATCAAAGCCCTGCTCAGCGCGGTTAATCGAATGCATGCAGGACGATGA